The Vicia villosa cultivar HV-30 ecotype Madison, WI linkage group LG1, Vvil1.0, whole genome shotgun sequence genome includes a region encoding these proteins:
- the LOC131644433 gene encoding protein LIFEGUARD 4-like, producing MWNQPYGKSDVESGARPLYPMMLESPELRWSFIRKVYVIIAIQLLATIAVGAVVVTVRPISTFFATTNTGLALYIVLIFVPLITLCPLYSYYQKHPVNYFLLGIFTLSLSFVVGLSCAFTSGKVVLEAAILTAVVVIALTLYTFWAASRGYDFNFLGPFLFGAVMVLMVFGLIQVFFPLGKISTMIYGCLGAIIFCGYILYDTDNLIKRYSYDEFIWASVSLYLDIINLFLSLLTIFRAAE from the exons ATGTGGAATCAACCGTACGGAAAATCCGATGTGGAAAGCGGCGCACGGCCGCTGTACCCGATGATGCTTGAAAGCCCCGAACTACGGTGGTCTTTCATCCGGAAAGTCTACGTCATCATCGCCATCCAATTACTCGCCACCATCGCTGTCGGCGCCGTCGTCGTCACCGTTCGTCCCATTTCGACGTTCTTCGCCACCACCAACACCGGTCTCGCTCTTTACATCGTTCTTATTTTTGTCCCTTTGATCA CGTTGTGTCCGCTTTACTCGTATTATCAGAAGCATCCGGTTAATTACTTTCTGTTGGGGATTTTCACTCTTTCGCTTTCGTTTGTTGTTGGATTGAGTTGCGCTTTCACTAGCG GAAAAGTTGTTCTGGAAGCGGCTATATTGACTGCTGTGGTGGTGATAGCTCTGACTCTTTACACATTTTGGGCTGCAAGTAGAGGCTATGATTTCAACTTCCTTGGCCCTTTCTTATTTGGTGCTGTTATGGTTCTTATGGTCTTTGGTCTGATTCAG GTTTTCTTTCCATTGGGGAAAATATCTACTATGATCTATGGTTGCTTGGGAGCAATTATATTTTGTGGCTACATCCTTTATGATACAGACAACTTGATCAAGAGATACTCCTACGACGAATTTATTTGGGCTTCTGTTTCTTTGTATTtggacatcatcaaccttttcctgtCTCTGCTCACTATTTTCAGAGCAGCTGAATAG